Below is a genomic region from Pectobacterium polaris.
CACCGCTGGCGGCGATGCCAGCCAGCGAGGCGATGAGCAAGAGAATCAGCACGCCGATCTGCAAGGCGGGCAGATCCTGCGCAGCCGCTGCCCCCAGCGTTGCACGTCCCAAACCGGGAATCGCGAACACTTTTTCGACGGCGATAGCACCGCCAGTTAGCGAGACCAGCACCAGCCCGACTAGCGGCATCACGCTGGGCAACGTGCGTTTCAGCACGGCCAGTGCGATATGACGACGGTTCACGCCCGCCACGCTCCAGGTAGTGAGCCAGTTTTCGCTAAAGGTAGCGGAGAGTGCATCGGCAATAATCCGGCCAAGGTAACCGCCAGCAGGAATACCGAGCGCCAGCGACGGCAGCACCGCGTAGTGCAAGCCCAGCCAGCCATAGGGTGGGAACCACTGTAGCCAGACGGCACCGACGATTAGCAGAAACGACGCCAGTAGGAATTCGGGCAGTGCGGTAAACAAGGCGGCGAACAAACCGCCTGAACGATGAACCTGACCGCGCAATCCCTGCCGAAAGGTAGGGGCGCACAGCACGGCAGCCAGCGTGAAGGCCACCAGCGCCGAGGACGCCATTAGCGTGAGCGAGACGCCCGCCGCTTGCAACATCCCCGGAAGGACCGGCCGACCAGAAACCCAGGAGTTGCCTGCATCGCCGTGCAACAGGCCAGTCAGCCAGTTCAACAGCAATTGCAGCGGGCCTTGATCCAGCCCCAGAGAGTGACGAATCGCGTTTAGCGTTTCTGCCGTCGCTTCCTGCTCGCCGGAACGGGCGCGTAGCAGCGCCAGCGCCGGATCCTGGCCGGATAACCACGGCAGCATACCAATCAGCACCACAATCCCCGCCAGCGTCAGCAGCCGCGAAAACAGCGGGATCAGCACGCCGTATCGCGGGCGTTGCGTCTGGTTGATGGTTGCACAGGTGCGGCAATACAGCGATTCGCTCATAAACTCGTCATCTTTCTGGTTGCGGGTGCGCTATCTGTTACTTTGCGCATATAACAATATGCGTGGCTGAGTTAATCAGCGTGCGTTCACGCGGGTCGCGCAGTGCGTCTTTTACCTGTGCGCTTTCACCTTGAATCACGCGCTCATGCAGCATTGGGATCGCGGCATCGCTGGCAAGAATTAGGTTTTCTGCCTGCATGATGGCCTGACGGCGAGCTTCGCCAGCAGGAATCGAGGCTGCTTTTTGCAGCGCCTGATCGATCTCTGGTCGGCACAGCTGAGCGATATTGAATGACCCTTCGCAGGCGAAGTCGCTGTATAGATAAGCGACCGGATCGCCGGAATCCAGCACCGTCGCGCGCGATAAGATAAAGGCGTCAAACTTGCCAGCTAGCGCGTCGGACTCGATCTGTGAATATTCACGCACCACCTGCTTTACCGTAAATCCAGCGGCAGTGAGCTGCTGTGCCAGATAGACCGCCACTTCAGGCAGTTCGGCGCGATCGCTGAAGGTTGCCAGCGTAATGGTGGCACCCGCAGGCTTACTGGCTTTGACTGGGCTCGCTACTGGCTGACGCAGTTGCGCGGCCCACGGCAGGGCTGGACCTAACAGACCCTGCGCGATATCGGCGCGCTTCTCATACACGTTATCCACCAGCTGTTGGCGATTGATCGCATCGCGCACGGCTGCACGCATCGCGGGATCTTGCATCACGCCATGGCGCGTATTCAGATATAGTGTATTGGTGCGCGGCATCGGAACTTCATGCACCAGCGATTGATCCAGCAACGGTGCCTGAGAAACCGGAATGGCTTCGACAATATCAGCCGTGCCGGTACGTAATGCAGCGGCACGCGCCGCGCCGTCGGACACAAAGCTGACGTCGATACCGCTGGCCTGTGCTTTCTCACCCCAGTAACCGTCGAATCTATCCAATACCGCGCTGCTGGTGCCGGTGACGGTACGCAGAACGAATGGGCCACTTCCGGTGTTGATCGGATTGACGACGCCATTTTTACCGTATGCCGCGGTGGAGAGAATCGCCAACTGTGGGCTGGATAAACGCTGTGGCAGCAGCGGATCCGGTTTAGCGGTGGAGACAACGACGGCGTTATCGCCATCGGCTTTCACCGTTAACTGCACGCCGTCCAGAATGCGCGGTTTGGGGGCGGCGGTGGAGGCCACGGTGAGCGCATTCACTACCGTGGCGGCGTTTAAGGCGGTGTTATCGTGAAAATGGACGTTCGGGCGCAGTTCAAAACGCCAGGATTTATCATCGATCTGCTGCCATTTTGTCGCTAGCGCAGGCTGGGCTTCGCCGAGTTTGTCGAGTACCACCAGCGTTTCTGCCGTGCTCCAACGCGACAGCTTAAAGGCATCATCGCTCAGCGGCGTCAGGCCGGAGCGCGGCGGCTGAAGCATCGCCAGTTTGATTCGACCGTCATGATGCGAGGTGTGATTTTCCTCCGGCTCGTTGAAGCAGCCTGAAAGCAGCAGCGTGGCTGATAGCAAGCCAGAAACGGGCCACAGGCGATTACGCATATTCATCAATCTGTCCTTATTCATTCACGGTTGAAGCGGATTTAAACGGGCGGCAGATGACCATCATCGCCAGCGAACTGCACAACGGCACGGCGGCGAGCAGCACCCACGGAATGGCGGCCTGTGGCGACGGCGTCAGCGCGCGGTCAAGCTGGCTGCCGAGTACAAAGTTGCCGACGAGAACGGCGATGCCGCCCATCGACGCCAGCGCGCCATAGTGCGCACCCAAATTCTGGTTGTTGGCAAAGCGCGGAATAAGGTCCATCCCGACAGGAACGATCAGCATCTGCCCCAGCGTCAGCAGGGTAATCAGCGAGATAGCGGGAAGCAGGCGCTGCCACCCGTCAGGCGGCGTGCTGGAGGCAAACAGCGCGACGCTAAAGAATGACGCGGCCAGCAGCGCGAAACCCAATGGCAGCATGCGCGCCGCGCCAACCCGGCGGGCGAAACGTGCCAACGGGAGCTGTAATCCAATTACCAGCAGAGAAGCGAGGACAAACAGCGGACCGAGATCTTTCTCGCTGCTGCCGGAGCGATGTAGTTCAACCGGCAGTGCCAGATAGAGCTGGTTGTAGCTGAACAGGTAAGCGCTGTAGGCGATGATGAACGCGACAAAGCGGCGCTGGCGGAAGGTTTCCCACCACGGAGCAATCTGTAATTCGCCCCGATTGCGCTGCGTTGGCGGCAGGTTGAAAAACAGAATGATGAGTGCAATCACAAACACGCCCGCACCGGCTAGCGCCACGCGCTGGAATCCGTATCCCGCCAGCACCGAACCGAGTAACGGCCCCAGCACTGCGCCTAACTCGCCGCAAATGGCAAACAGGGCGAACCACTCGGAGCGGCTACGTTTTCCCTCTTTTTCACTTTGCGTACCGGCCTGTGCCATCAGCGCTTCAATGGCGGGAGAGAACAGGGCACCGCCGACACCGGTTAGACAGGCACCGAGGATGATCGGCCACAGCGAGTCGCCTAATGCCAGCAGGAGATAGCCGCTGATACGCACAACGCAGCCGCACAGGATGGTCACGCGTGCACCGAAGCGGTCAGCCAGCGCACCGCCGACTAAAAACATGCCCTGCTGAGAAAAGGTGCGTAAACCAATCACCAGCCCGATGGCCCAGCCGGAAAGCAGCATGTCGTCGCGCAGGAAAATTGCCAGAAACGGCACGACGGCATAAAAGCCAATGTTGAAAACAAGCTGGCTACCCAGAAGCAACGGGGGATAAGGCCGTGGGGCGTGGTTGGCGGTAAGGTCTGACATGTCATGATCCGTTATAAAAAGCCCGTGACGGGGAATGTGTTATTGATGCGATATTTTATGGTAAAAAGCGCGTTTTCAGCGAGCTAATAGCCTGACGTCGATAGCGCGGGTACGGCCTGCAACAGATGGGCTGTGTGTGCCTGCTGCGGCGAAGCCAGCACCTCTGCGGTGGGGCGATCTTCAATAATGCGTCCGCCGTCCATGACCAGCATTCTGTCG
It encodes:
- a CDS encoding ABC transporter substrate-binding protein, with amino-acid sequence MNMRNRLWPVSGLLSATLLLSGCFNEPEENHTSHHDGRIKLAMLQPPRSGLTPLSDDAFKLSRWSTAETLVVLDKLGEAQPALATKWQQIDDKSWRFELRPNVHFHDNTALNAATVVNALTVASTAAPKPRILDGVQLTVKADGDNAVVVSTAKPDPLLPQRLSSPQLAILSTAAYGKNGVVNPINTGSGPFVLRTVTGTSSAVLDRFDGYWGEKAQASGIDVSFVSDGAARAAALRTGTADIVEAIPVSQAPLLDQSLVHEVPMPRTNTLYLNTRHGVMQDPAMRAAVRDAINRQQLVDNVYEKRADIAQGLLGPALPWAAQLRQPVASPVKASKPAGATITLATFSDRAELPEVAVYLAQQLTAAGFTVKQVVREYSQIESDALAGKFDAFILSRATVLDSGDPVAYLYSDFACEGSFNIAQLCRPEIDQALQKAASIPAGEARRQAIMQAENLILASDAAIPMLHERVIQGESAQVKDALRDPRERTLINSATHIVICAK
- a CDS encoding ABC transporter permease subunit; the encoded protein is MSESLYCRTCATINQTQRPRYGVLIPLFSRLLTLAGIVVLIGMLPWLSGQDPALALLRARSGEQEATAETLNAIRHSLGLDQGPLQLLLNWLTGLLHGDAGNSWVSGRPVLPGMLQAAGVSLTLMASSALVAFTLAAVLCAPTFRQGLRGQVHRSGGLFAALFTALPEFLLASFLLIVGAVWLQWFPPYGWLGLHYAVLPSLALGIPAGGYLGRIIADALSATFSENWLTTWSVAGVNRRHIALAVLKRTLPSVMPLVGLVLVSLTGGAIAVEKVFAIPGLGRATLGAAAAQDLPALQIGVLILLLIASLAGIAASGVRLLILGRALRSGAMPVPEESGSPASRHAIWLPIICVLLLALLLLAGLPRDPYTSAFLRLQPPSFLLPFGADAMGRDLLARVAHGTLNTCLLALAVSLACLAIGLLVGLFPRLLTGPIEVTNALPPVIAGLLVAAVNGPTATGAAIAVIAVSWAPLAAHTAALVAEINARPYIRMLPILGVGPIRRSLFYILPALIGPLFRHAMLKLPGIALALASLGFLGLGASPPTPEWGRVLAEGIPYIERAFWGVLAPAAALGVLSILAVSAANLSGRHKH
- a CDS encoding MDR family MFS transporter; translation: MSDLTANHAPRPYPPLLLGSQLVFNIGFYAVVPFLAIFLRDDMLLSGWAIGLVIGLRTFSQQGMFLVGGALADRFGARVTILCGCVVRISGYLLLALGDSLWPIILGACLTGVGGALFSPAIEALMAQAGTQSEKEGKRSRSEWFALFAICGELGAVLGPLLGSVLAGYGFQRVALAGAGVFVIALIILFFNLPPTQRNRGELQIAPWWETFRQRRFVAFIIAYSAYLFSYNQLYLALPVELHRSGSSEKDLGPLFVLASLLVIGLQLPLARFARRVGAARMLPLGFALLAASFFSVALFASSTPPDGWQRLLPAISLITLLTLGQMLIVPVGMDLIPRFANNQNLGAHYGALASMGGIAVLVGNFVLGSQLDRALTPSPQAAIPWVLLAAVPLCSSLAMMVICRPFKSASTVNE